One segment of Acidobacteriota bacterium DNA contains the following:
- a CDS encoding S8 family serine peptidase, whose amino-acid sequence MMERVFCPVCRREVEADKVALNEAIDDSVKPLLAVNAFGWEPGREICWDCLSRFYRVRSELNKAFPDFAKQELKILPTPLRLDASSDWRGRGVTIAFIDAGFYAHPDLTEPRKRILKYVNIVAPTNPEDLYTPHVSAWHGMMTSTVAAGNGFMSNGLYRGIASEANLVLLKVGESSRIRHEDIERGLRWCIANREKYNIRIINISCGGDYEESYLTDALSQAAEDATRAGILVVAAAGNSGHLQYHPILPPASAPSVLTVGGLDDRNNLDFEDNTMYRSSFGPTIDGLQKPEVIAPGIWIAAPILPGTPTAEQATLFSQLEHASDDELVPIIQRHPRVDADLDEAVNLAPYLIRNMVWIKVRDHNVISGHYKHVDGTSFAAPIVSSIAAQILEAAPHLKPHQVKSLLIKTAVRLPHIPIDQQGWGMLNSRAAIAMALTHKESIVEHQSRMKDVASGDE is encoded by the coding sequence ATGATGGAGCGTGTTTTTTGTCCTGTCTGTAGGCGAGAAGTCGAAGCGGATAAAGTTGCCCTCAACGAGGCGATTGATGATTCCGTGAAGCCTTTGCTTGCGGTCAATGCTTTTGGCTGGGAGCCGGGACGCGAGATTTGCTGGGATTGTCTCTCGCGCTTTTATCGCGTGCGTTCGGAACTCAACAAAGCCTTTCCCGATTTCGCCAAACAAGAATTAAAAATCCTGCCAACTCCTTTGCGTCTCGATGCCTCAAGCGATTGGCGCGGGCGCGGGGTCACTATTGCATTCATCGATGCAGGGTTTTACGCGCACCCGGATTTAACGGAACCGCGCAAACGCATTCTCAAATATGTCAACATCGTCGCGCCGACCAATCCTGAAGATTTATACACCCCGCATGTTTCTGCCTGGCATGGCATGATGACTTCTACGGTAGCCGCGGGCAACGGCTTTATGTCAAATGGGCTTTATCGCGGCATTGCTTCGGAAGCCAATCTGGTTTTACTGAAAGTCGGAGAATCGTCGCGCATTCGCCACGAAGATATTGAACGCGGTTTGCGCTGGTGTATTGCCAATCGGGAAAAATATAACATTCGCATCATCAATATTTCCTGTGGCGGAGATTACGAAGAGAGCTATTTAACCGACGCGCTCTCTCAAGCCGCCGAAGACGCCACGCGCGCAGGCATTTTAGTGGTTGCGGCGGCGGGCAATTCAGGGCATTTACAATACCATCCGATTCTGCCACCGGCTTCTGCGCCCTCAGTGTTGACCGTGGGCGGATTGGATGACCGTAACAATCTCGATTTTGAAGACAACACCATGTATCGCTCAAGTTTTGGACCAACCATTGACGGATTGCAAAAGCCTGAAGTGATTGCGCCAGGGATATGGATTGCCGCGCCCATCCTGCCCGGAACACCGACTGCCGAACAGGCAACCCTGTTTTCGCAATTGGAACACGCCAGCGATGATGAACTTGTGCCCATCATTCAACGCCATCCGCGAGTTGATGCGGATTTGGATGAAGCGGTGAATCTCGCGCCTTATCTCATACGCAATATGGTCTGGATAAAAGTGCGCGACCACAATGTCATCAGCGGGCATTACAAACACGTTGACGGCACCAGTTTCGCTGCGCCGATTGTCTCTTCGATTGCCGCACAAATCCTCGAAGCCGCGCCTCACCTGAAACCTCATCAAGTGAAAAGCCTGTTAATCAAAACCGCTGTGCGTCTGCCCCATATTCCCATAGACCAACAAGGCTGGGGAATGTTGAATTCGCGGGCGGCAATCGCTATGGCATTAACCCATAAAGAATCGATAGTTGAACATCAATCGCGG